One window of the Pseudarthrobacter sp. ATCC 49987 genome contains the following:
- a CDS encoding SDR family oxidoreductase, which yields MNAARSLNVLVTGGSGPSGIAAARALHNAGHTVFTVGSDRPRIEAAAAEAGSGITPLVCDLADLAEVRNLHAAVRAALAGTGGAIDGVIHLVGGWRGAKGITDQSDEDWEFLERGAITTLRNVTRVFYDDLAASDAGRFAMVSSTAVSKPTAGGASYVAAKAAAEAWTLAVADGFHRGQSGAAGPGSDAVPVEHRSAAVIFVVKALVDAGMRARSPERTFPGFTDVEDLAAATVGLFTSPAADLNGQRLLLGAGPRP from the coding sequence ATGAACGCCGCCCGCTCCCTGAACGTGCTGGTCACGGGCGGCAGCGGCCCTTCGGGGATCGCCGCCGCCCGCGCCCTGCACAACGCCGGGCACACCGTCTTCACCGTCGGCTCGGACCGGCCCCGGATTGAGGCGGCCGCCGCGGAAGCCGGCAGCGGCATCACGCCGCTGGTGTGCGACCTCGCGGACCTCGCGGAGGTCCGGAATCTGCACGCCGCCGTGCGGGCGGCGCTGGCCGGAACCGGCGGGGCCATCGACGGGGTCATCCACCTGGTCGGCGGCTGGCGCGGCGCCAAAGGCATCACCGACCAGAGCGATGAGGACTGGGAGTTCCTGGAACGCGGCGCCATCACCACGCTGCGGAACGTCACACGGGTCTTCTACGACGACCTCGCGGCCTCCGACGCCGGGCGCTTCGCCATGGTCTCCTCCACAGCCGTGAGCAAGCCGACGGCGGGCGGCGCCAGCTATGTGGCCGCCAAAGCCGCCGCCGAAGCCTGGACCCTGGCCGTCGCCGACGGCTTCCACCGCGGGCAATCGGGGGCCGCCGGCCCCGGCAGTGACGCCGTCCCCGTGGAACACCGCAGCGCCGCGGTGATCTTTGTGGTGAAGGCCCTCGTGGACGCGGGCATGCGGGCGAGGTCCCCGGAACGCACCTTCCCGGGCTTCACCGACGTCGAGGACCTGGCCGCTGCCACCGTCGGGCTCTTCACCTCCCCCGCGGCGGACCTGAACGGCCAGCGGCTGCTCCTGGGCGCCGGTCCCAGACCCTGA
- a CDS encoding threonine aldolase family protein, giving the protein MTSTVETAPASTAVRLHDPSVRGFASDNYSGVHPEVLAALAAANEGHQVSYGEDDYTARLQQLMEEHFGEGIECFPVFNGTGANVLSLQSLLPRWGAVICASTAHINMDENGAPERIGGIKLLQVPTEDGKLTPELIDKEAWGWGDEHRAQPLAVSITQTTELGTCYTPDEVRRIAEHVHSKGMKLHMDGARLANAAAHLNVPLRAFTRDAGVDILSFGGTKNGLLFGEVVIALNPAAAQGLIYLRKMNMQLASKMRFMSAQFIALLEGDLWLRSASHANAMATRLRAGVESIPGVELSQKTESNGVFAILPAGVADRLRRSFRFYDWNEAAREVRWMCSFDTTEDDVDSFIAAIKRELAAG; this is encoded by the coding sequence ATGACAAGCACAGTTGAAACTGCCCCTGCCAGCACTGCGGTGCGGCTCCACGATCCCTCTGTCCGCGGCTTTGCCTCGGACAACTACTCGGGCGTCCATCCCGAGGTCCTGGCCGCCCTGGCCGCTGCCAACGAGGGCCATCAGGTCTCCTACGGCGAGGACGACTACACCGCCCGGCTGCAGCAGCTGATGGAGGAGCACTTCGGCGAAGGCATCGAGTGCTTCCCGGTCTTCAACGGCACCGGCGCGAACGTGCTGTCGCTGCAGTCCCTGCTCCCGCGCTGGGGCGCCGTCATTTGCGCATCCACCGCGCACATCAACATGGACGAGAACGGCGCCCCGGAACGTATCGGCGGCATCAAGCTGCTCCAGGTCCCCACGGAGGACGGCAAACTCACCCCCGAGCTGATCGACAAGGAAGCCTGGGGCTGGGGCGACGAGCACCGCGCGCAGCCGCTGGCCGTGTCCATCACGCAGACCACCGAACTCGGCACCTGCTACACGCCGGACGAAGTGCGGAGAATCGCTGAGCATGTCCACTCCAAGGGCATGAAGCTGCACATGGACGGCGCCCGGCTGGCCAATGCCGCGGCCCACCTGAACGTGCCGCTGCGGGCCTTCACCCGCGACGCCGGCGTGGACATCCTCTCCTTCGGCGGCACCAAGAACGGCCTGCTCTTCGGCGAGGTGGTCATCGCGCTGAACCCCGCCGCTGCCCAGGGCCTGATCTACCTGCGCAAGATGAACATGCAACTGGCCTCCAAGATGCGGTTCATGTCCGCGCAGTTCATCGCACTGCTCGAGGGTGACCTGTGGCTGCGCTCCGCCTCGCACGCCAACGCCATGGCCACCCGGCTTCGTGCCGGCGTCGAGTCCATCCCCGGCGTCGAGCTGAGCCAGAAGACGGAGTCCAACGGCGTGTTCGCGATCCTGCCGGCAGGAGTGGCGGACCGGCTGCGCAGGTCCTTCCGTTTCTACGACTGGAACGAGGCAGCCCGCGAGGTCCGCTGGATGTGTTCCTTCGACACCACCGAGGACGACGTTGATTCCTTCATCGCTGCCATCAAGCGCGAACTCGCTGCCGGCTGA
- a CDS encoding DUF3000 domain-containing protein translates to MVNALDQVPADFVFALGTLRQARTRSELRLEEIPAPARLAPFAVALGADVLAPGEPVPSGAVHGPAAAALARASGSDDVELATGRFILLHDPNGSAVWEGEFRIVTYIRAQLEPEMGNDEMLGSVAWAWLVEALETHAAPYRSAGGTATRVLSESFGTLADRPNSIDIELRASWTPASPDISSHLEAWSDMVCTFAGLPPLPEGVTPLPRRRRGQA, encoded by the coding sequence ATTGTGAACGCACTCGATCAGGTTCCGGCAGATTTTGTCTTTGCCCTGGGAACCCTTCGGCAGGCACGAACCCGGAGTGAACTGCGCCTGGAGGAGATCCCGGCGCCCGCGCGGCTGGCGCCGTTCGCCGTCGCGCTCGGCGCGGACGTTCTCGCCCCCGGCGAACCGGTGCCCTCGGGGGCCGTGCACGGCCCTGCGGCCGCGGCCCTGGCACGTGCCTCCGGGAGCGATGACGTCGAACTCGCCACCGGCCGCTTCATCCTGCTGCACGATCCCAACGGCTCCGCGGTCTGGGAAGGCGAATTCCGGATCGTCACCTACATCCGCGCCCAGCTGGAACCGGAAATGGGCAACGACGAAATGCTCGGCTCCGTCGCCTGGGCTTGGCTCGTCGAGGCACTGGAAACCCACGCCGCGCCGTACCGCTCAGCCGGCGGGACCGCGACGCGGGTGCTGTCCGAAAGCTTCGGAACCCTTGCGGACCGGCCCAATTCGATCGACATTGAACTCCGGGCATCCTGGACTCCGGCCAGCCCTGACATCTCCTCGCACCTCGAGGCGTGGTCCGACATGGTCTGCACCTTCGCGGGCCTTCCCCCACTGCCCGAAGGCGTCACGCCGCTGCCGCGCCGGCGCCGCGGACAGGCCTGA
- a CDS encoding HRDC domain-containing protein — MTPHIPEITAAGAATNTAQNKTEAADTTAHIAVDGFDSLVPEVIDLDAPRDGVPLVIETRSGLERCAAALATGHGPAGVDAERASGFRYGQRAFLVQIRREGSGTWLIDPEPFGDLGIINDALRGVEWILHAASQDLPCLSELGMWPDKLFDTELAARLAGLPRVGLAAVIEQLLGFGLAKEHSAADWSTRPLPEPWLRYAALDVEVLTELREELIELLVADGKLDFAEQEFAAILEAGQAPPRVDPWRKTSGLHQVRDRRQLAAVRELWLERDSLAQKRDVAPGRLIPDSALVAAAKAMPTTVPQLLGTKGFHGRAAQREAPRWLRCISTARTLEDLPPLHLPTNAPPPPRVWADRDPEAAARLATARPLLQVKAEELNMPVENLLTPDYLRRVAWRPPVETSEEGIAEELANLGARQWQIELVTPLIAEAFRNPQPLPVKEAKAAPDAAP, encoded by the coding sequence ATGACCCCTCATATTCCGGAAATCACCGCCGCGGGCGCGGCCACCAACACAGCTCAAAATAAGACAGAGGCCGCTGACACCACAGCCCACATCGCGGTGGACGGCTTCGACAGCCTGGTTCCCGAGGTGATCGACCTCGATGCCCCCCGCGACGGTGTGCCGCTCGTCATTGAAACCCGGTCCGGCCTGGAACGCTGCGCCGCGGCCCTCGCCACAGGCCACGGCCCCGCGGGGGTGGACGCCGAACGCGCCTCCGGTTTCCGCTACGGCCAGCGCGCGTTCCTGGTCCAGATCCGCCGTGAGGGCTCCGGCACCTGGCTGATCGATCCGGAACCCTTCGGGGACCTGGGCATCATCAACGACGCCCTGCGCGGTGTCGAATGGATCCTGCACGCCGCCAGCCAGGACCTGCCCTGCCTGTCCGAACTCGGCATGTGGCCGGACAAACTCTTTGACACCGAACTCGCCGCCCGCCTCGCCGGGCTCCCCCGCGTGGGCCTCGCCGCCGTGATCGAACAGCTCCTGGGCTTTGGCCTCGCGAAGGAACACTCCGCGGCCGACTGGTCCACCCGCCCGCTGCCGGAGCCCTGGCTGCGCTACGCCGCCCTCGACGTCGAGGTCCTCACGGAACTGCGCGAGGAACTCATCGAACTGCTCGTCGCCGACGGGAAGCTGGACTTCGCCGAACAGGAATTCGCCGCCATCCTGGAGGCCGGACAAGCGCCGCCGCGTGTCGACCCGTGGCGCAAGACGTCCGGACTGCACCAGGTCCGCGACCGGCGCCAGCTGGCCGCGGTCCGCGAACTGTGGCTTGAGCGCGACTCGCTGGCCCAGAAGCGCGACGTCGCTCCCGGCCGGTTGATCCCCGACTCGGCCCTCGTCGCGGCCGCCAAGGCCATGCCCACCACCGTGCCGCAGCTGCTGGGAACCAAGGGCTTCCACGGCCGCGCGGCCCAGCGCGAGGCACCGCGGTGGCTGCGCTGCATCAGCACGGCCCGGACCCTCGAGGACCTCCCTCCCCTACACCTGCCGACCAACGCTCCCCCGCCCCCGCGGGTGTGGGCCGACCGGGACCCGGAAGCAGCCGCCAGGCTCGCCACCGCCCGGCCGCTGTTGCAGGTCAAGGCCGAGGAACTGAACATGCCGGTGGAGAACCTGCTGACGCCGGACTACCTCCGCCGCGTCGCCTGGCGTCCGCCGGTGGAGACCAGCGAGGAAGGCATCGCCGAGGAACTGGCGAACCTTGGCGCCCGCCAGTGGCAGATTGAACTTGTCACTCCGCTCATTGCCGAGGCCTTCCGGAATCCGCAGCCGCTCCCGGTCAAGGAAGCCAAAGCGGCCCCGGACGCGGCACCCTAG
- a CDS encoding thiolase family protein, with product MSQHPSSGTHSVGRNRTIREVVFVDGVRTPFGRAGEKGIYTGTRADDLVVKCIRELMRRNPSLPAERIDEVAIAATTQTGDQGLTIGRTAALLAGLPRTVPGFAIDRMCAGAMTAVTTTASGIGFGAYDVVIAGGVEHMGNHPMGAGADPNPRFMSERIVDPAALNMGNTAENLHDRFPAITKDRTDAYAVASQDKLAAAYGKGQIQPDLVPVATMKPGQGWTVNTVDEPPRPGTSVEDLASLKTPFRAHGRVTAGNAAGLNDGATAALLASAEAAEELGLPVKMRLVSYAFAGVEPEVMGIGPVPATEKALRNAGLGIGDIGLFEINEAFAVQVLSFLDHFGIADDDSRVNRYGGAIAVGHPLASSGVRLMNQLARQFEEDPTVRFGMTTMCIGLGMGATVIWENPHHAGYGTDYTTTETGAAA from the coding sequence GTGAGCCAGCACCCGAGCAGCGGAACACACAGCGTTGGAAGAAACAGGACCATTCGCGAGGTCGTCTTCGTCGACGGCGTCCGCACCCCGTTCGGCCGCGCCGGCGAGAAGGGCATCTACACCGGCACGCGGGCCGACGACCTCGTGGTCAAGTGCATCCGCGAACTGATGCGCCGGAACCCGTCCCTGCCGGCCGAACGGATCGACGAAGTGGCCATCGCGGCGACGACGCAGACCGGCGACCAGGGACTGACGATCGGCCGCACCGCGGCCCTGCTCGCCGGACTGCCGCGGACCGTCCCGGGATTCGCGATCGACCGGATGTGCGCAGGCGCCATGACCGCCGTGACCACGACTGCGAGCGGCATCGGCTTCGGCGCCTACGACGTCGTGATCGCCGGCGGCGTGGAACACATGGGCAACCACCCGATGGGCGCCGGCGCGGATCCCAACCCGCGATTTATGTCCGAACGGATCGTGGACCCGGCAGCCCTCAACATGGGAAACACGGCCGAGAACCTGCACGACCGCTTCCCCGCGATCACCAAGGACCGCACTGACGCCTACGCCGTCGCCTCCCAGGACAAGCTGGCGGCGGCCTACGGCAAGGGGCAGATCCAGCCGGACCTGGTCCCCGTCGCGACGATGAAGCCGGGCCAGGGCTGGACCGTGAACACGGTGGACGAGCCGCCGCGCCCGGGGACCTCCGTGGAGGACCTTGCCTCGCTCAAGACCCCGTTCCGCGCGCACGGCCGGGTCACTGCCGGCAACGCCGCCGGCCTCAACGACGGCGCCACCGCCGCCCTGCTGGCCTCCGCCGAGGCCGCCGAGGAACTGGGCCTGCCGGTCAAGATGCGCCTGGTCAGTTACGCCTTCGCCGGCGTTGAGCCCGAGGTCATGGGCATCGGCCCGGTCCCGGCCACCGAAAAGGCCCTCAGGAATGCCGGTCTCGGCATCGGGGACATCGGCCTGTTCGAAATCAACGAGGCCTTCGCCGTCCAGGTGCTCAGCTTCCTGGACCACTTCGGCATCGCCGACGACGACTCCCGGGTCAACCGCTATGGCGGGGCGATCGCCGTCGGGCATCCCCTTGCGTCCTCCGGCGTCCGGCTGATGAACCAGCTGGCCCGCCAGTTCGAGGAGGACCCTACGGTCCGCTTCGGCATGACCACCATGTGCATCGGCCTCGGCATGGGCGCCACCGTCATCTGGGAAAACCCGCACCACGCCGGCTACGGCACCGATTACACCACCACCGAGACTGGAGCCGCAGCATGA
- a CDS encoding 3-hydroxyacyl-CoA dehydrogenase NAD-binding domain-containing protein: MSAADFRKLAELFPNESVTHSYVQDIELPAVNGTSPGTFALVTLDNGLDHSKPTTLGPNTLIELGTVLEGLKERAARGEIVGVGVTGKPYFLVAGADLSTVKSISGREHGLWMAQLGHDVYSTLANLGVPSFAFINGVALGGGLEIALQSTYRTVSTGAGALALPEAFIGLIPGWGGVYILPRLIGPENAVKVMIENPLSNNRTLTGPQAFSLGVADAMFEPADFVEQSVAWAAQVIAGAVAPERANAVDPAAPEVAARWAGAIAAGRSLVEARTSNASPAPAKVLEVMEANRTLTQAQSAELECETLADLMQTDEFRSTVYAFLDLVQRRSKRPAGAPDRKLARPVTKIGVVGAGLMASQLALLFARQLKVPVVMTDIDQARVDKGVGYVHAEVDKLQQKGRISTDAANRTRALVTGSVSKDAFADADFVIEAVFEELNVKKQVFKEFEAIVSPECILATNTSSLSVTAMAEDLEHPERLIGFHFFNPVAVMPLLEIVRAPKTDDAVLATAFELAKGLKKSAVLVKDAPAFVVNRILLRLMGEVTAAFDEGTPAEVADNALRPMGLPMTPFVLGAMVGLPVAQHVQESLHAAFPERFTVSENLQKLIDNGVTSIWAPEKGADGNPFIPAGTLALMSFGNTPSTGEEVLRRTQDALAEEIGLMLAEGVVAGPEDIDLCMILGARWPMFLGGITPYLDRVGASERVNGRKFLAPGVASEPAA; this comes from the coding sequence ATGAGCGCCGCCGATTTCCGCAAACTTGCCGAACTGTTTCCGAACGAATCGGTCACCCACTCCTACGTCCAGGACATCGAGCTCCCCGCCGTCAACGGCACGAGCCCCGGCACGTTCGCCCTGGTCACGCTGGATAACGGCCTGGACCACTCCAAGCCCACCACCCTGGGTCCCAACACCCTGATCGAGCTCGGCACCGTCCTGGAAGGACTCAAGGAGCGCGCCGCCCGCGGCGAGATCGTGGGCGTGGGCGTCACCGGCAAGCCCTACTTCCTGGTCGCCGGAGCAGACCTGTCCACCGTCAAGTCCATCAGCGGCCGCGAACACGGTCTCTGGATGGCCCAGCTCGGCCACGACGTCTACAGCACCCTGGCCAACCTGGGTGTCCCCAGCTTTGCCTTCATCAACGGCGTGGCCCTTGGCGGCGGGCTGGAGATTGCCCTGCAGTCCACCTACCGCACCGTGTCCACCGGCGCCGGGGCGCTGGCCCTCCCGGAGGCCTTCATCGGCCTCATCCCGGGCTGGGGCGGCGTCTACATCCTGCCGCGCCTGATCGGCCCGGAAAACGCCGTCAAGGTGATGATCGAGAACCCGCTCAGCAACAACCGAACCCTCACCGGCCCGCAGGCCTTCAGCCTCGGCGTCGCGGACGCCATGTTCGAGCCCGCGGACTTCGTGGAGCAGTCCGTCGCCTGGGCCGCGCAGGTCATCGCGGGCGCCGTGGCCCCGGAACGTGCCAACGCCGTCGACCCCGCCGCCCCGGAGGTTGCCGCCCGCTGGGCCGGCGCCATCGCCGCCGGCCGGTCGCTCGTGGAGGCCCGGACCTCCAACGCCTCCCCGGCGCCGGCCAAGGTCCTCGAGGTCATGGAAGCCAACCGGACGCTGACGCAGGCCCAGTCCGCGGAGCTGGAATGCGAGACCCTCGCGGACCTCATGCAGACGGACGAGTTCCGCTCCACCGTCTATGCGTTCCTGGACCTGGTGCAGCGCCGCTCCAAGCGCCCCGCCGGCGCGCCGGACCGCAAGCTCGCCCGCCCCGTGACGAAGATCGGCGTTGTGGGAGCCGGCCTGATGGCCAGCCAGCTCGCCCTGCTCTTCGCCCGCCAGCTCAAAGTGCCTGTCGTGATGACGGACATCGACCAGGCCCGGGTGGACAAGGGCGTCGGCTACGTCCACGCCGAGGTGGACAAACTGCAGCAGAAGGGCCGGATCAGCACAGACGCCGCCAACCGAACCCGGGCGCTCGTCACGGGATCGGTGTCCAAGGACGCCTTCGCCGACGCCGACTTCGTGATCGAGGCTGTCTTCGAGGAGCTCAACGTCAAGAAGCAGGTCTTCAAGGAGTTCGAGGCGATCGTCTCTCCCGAGTGCATCCTTGCGACCAACACCTCCTCACTGTCCGTCACCGCCATGGCCGAGGACCTGGAGCACCCGGAGCGACTGATCGGCTTCCACTTCTTCAACCCCGTCGCGGTGATGCCGCTGCTGGAAATCGTCCGCGCGCCGAAGACCGACGACGCCGTGCTGGCCACCGCGTTCGAGCTCGCCAAGGGGCTCAAGAAGTCCGCCGTGCTCGTCAAGGACGCCCCGGCGTTCGTGGTGAACCGCATCCTGCTGCGCCTCATGGGCGAAGTGACGGCCGCCTTCGACGAAGGCACCCCCGCGGAGGTCGCGGATAACGCGCTGCGCCCGATGGGCCTGCCGATGACGCCGTTCGTCCTCGGGGCCATGGTAGGCCTGCCGGTCGCGCAGCACGTCCAGGAATCCCTGCACGCAGCGTTCCCGGAGCGCTTCACGGTGTCGGAAAACCTGCAGAAGCTGATCGACAACGGGGTGACGTCCATCTGGGCTCCGGAGAAGGGCGCGGACGGCAATCCGTTCATCCCGGCCGGGACGCTCGCGCTGATGTCCTTTGGCAACACCCCGTCCACCGGCGAGGAGGTGCTGCGCCGCACGCAGGACGCCCTGGCCGAGGAAATCGGGCTGATGCTGGCCGAGGGCGTCGTCGCCGGCCCGGAGGACATCGACCTCTGCATGATCCTCGGGGCGCGCTGGCCGATGTTCCTCGGCGGCATCACCCCGTACCTGGACCGGGTGGGCGCCTCCGAGCGGGTCAACGGCCGGAAGTTCCTGGCGCCCGGCGTGGCGTCGGAACCGGCAGCCTGA
- a CDS encoding nucleoside hydrolase: MDVDTGIDDALALVYLLSRPEVHLQAITCTAGNVGARQVALNSLALLELCGRQGVEVAIGAEAPLEIPLVTTEETHGPQGIGYAELPAPAQEISPRHAVDVWVEDVRAHPGEITGLITGPLTNFALALRREPELPRLLKGLVIMGGSFYYQGNTTPTAEWNVSVDPHAAREVFAAYRGLPEDKLPVVCALETTERIEMVPEHLRRLGEAAGAGPELVLPEQAEGLRSSSANPIVACLSDAIRFYMEFHRLYEQGYVAHMHDAFAACAAVGRTPFTTRLATVDVETGSPLLAGTTVADFRGLWGLPPNARIVSSNDPERCFEELISSVGALARRSMSYGPPAAG; encoded by the coding sequence ATGGACGTCGACACCGGAATCGACGACGCCCTGGCCCTCGTCTACCTGCTGTCCCGGCCGGAGGTCCACCTCCAGGCCATCACGTGCACGGCCGGGAACGTCGGTGCCCGCCAGGTTGCGCTGAACAGCCTGGCGCTGCTGGAGCTGTGCGGGCGGCAGGGCGTCGAGGTGGCCATCGGTGCCGAGGCGCCGCTGGAAATTCCACTGGTCACCACCGAGGAGACCCACGGGCCGCAAGGCATCGGCTACGCCGAACTGCCGGCGCCCGCCCAGGAGATCTCCCCGCGCCACGCCGTCGATGTCTGGGTGGAGGACGTGCGGGCGCACCCGGGGGAGATCACCGGGCTGATCACCGGACCGCTGACCAACTTCGCCCTCGCCCTGCGCCGCGAACCGGAACTGCCGCGGCTGCTCAAGGGCCTCGTCATCATGGGCGGCAGCTTCTACTACCAGGGCAACACCACGCCGACAGCGGAGTGGAACGTCTCGGTGGACCCGCACGCGGCCCGGGAAGTCTTCGCCGCGTACCGCGGACTTCCGGAGGACAAACTGCCGGTGGTGTGCGCGCTGGAAACGACGGAGCGCATCGAGATGGTGCCGGAACACCTCCGCCGCCTCGGCGAAGCCGCCGGGGCCGGGCCGGAACTGGTCCTGCCGGAGCAGGCTGAGGGCCTCCGCAGCTCCTCGGCCAACCCGATCGTAGCCTGCCTCTCGGACGCGATCCGGTTCTACATGGAATTCCACCGGCTCTACGAGCAGGGTTACGTGGCGCACATGCACGACGCCTTCGCGGCCTGCGCCGCCGTCGGACGCACCCCGTTCACCACCCGGCTGGCCACGGTCGACGTCGAAACCGGCTCACCCCTGCTGGCCGGCACCACGGTGGCGGATTTCCGCGGGCTGTGGGGCCTGCCGCCCAACGCCCGGATCGTCTCCTCCAACGACCCGGAGCGGTGCTTCGAGGAGCTGATTTCCTCGGTGGGGGCGCTGGCACGGCGGAGCATGTCCTACGGTCCGCCCGCCGCTGGTTAG
- a CDS encoding aldo/keto reductase: MTEYRRVGKSGLTVSVVGLGCNNLGRANTATESQEGTDAVVHAALDAGITFFDVADTYGREPGLSETMLGKALQGRRDDAVIGTKFGMDMGGANGNDFGARGSRRYIIKAAEASLRRLGTDWIDLYQFHTPDPLTPIEETLAALDELVTSGKVRYIGHSNRAGWQIAEAEFTARARGGARFISSQNHYNLLDRRAELEVTPAAEAYGLGVLPYFPLANGLLTGKYAKDTAPEGSRLSHTRTNLVHDADWEQLAAFSAFAAERDLTEIQVAFSWLAAQPSVSSVIAGATRPEQVRQNAAAVAWIPSAADRAELNDLFPRTPKVALF, encoded by the coding sequence ATGACTGAATACCGCCGCGTAGGAAAATCCGGACTGACCGTCTCCGTCGTAGGACTTGGCTGCAACAACCTGGGCCGGGCCAATACGGCGACCGAGTCGCAGGAGGGGACTGACGCCGTCGTGCATGCGGCCCTGGACGCCGGAATCACCTTCTTCGACGTCGCTGACACTTACGGCCGGGAGCCTGGCCTCAGCGAGACGATGCTGGGCAAGGCCCTGCAGGGCCGCCGCGACGACGCCGTCATCGGCACCAAGTTCGGCATGGACATGGGCGGTGCCAACGGCAACGACTTCGGTGCCCGCGGCTCCCGCCGCTACATCATCAAGGCCGCGGAGGCCTCGCTGCGCCGGCTCGGCACGGACTGGATCGACCTCTACCAGTTCCACACGCCCGACCCGCTGACCCCGATCGAGGAGACCCTCGCCGCCCTCGACGAGCTCGTCACCAGCGGTAAGGTCCGCTACATCGGCCACTCCAACCGCGCCGGCTGGCAGATCGCCGAGGCCGAATTCACGGCCCGCGCCCGCGGCGGAGCACGCTTCATCTCCAGCCAGAACCACTACAACCTGCTGGACCGCCGTGCCGAGCTCGAGGTCACGCCGGCAGCCGAAGCGTACGGGCTGGGTGTGCTGCCGTACTTCCCTCTGGCCAACGGCCTGCTCACCGGCAAGTACGCCAAGGACACCGCGCCCGAGGGATCGCGCCTCAGCCACACCCGCACCAACCTGGTCCACGACGCCGACTGGGAACAGCTGGCTGCCTTCAGCGCCTTCGCGGCCGAGCGGGACCTGACCGAGATCCAGGTCGCCTTCTCCTGGCTCGCTGCCCAGCCCTCGGTCAGCAGCGTCATCGCCGGAGCCACCCGGCCCGAGCAGGTCCGGCAGAACGCCGCCGCCGTGGCCTGGATCCCCAGCGCCGCGGACCGTGCCGAACTCAACGACCTCTTCCCGCGCACCCCGAAGGTCGCACTGTTCTAG